In the genome of Pseudomonas sp. LBUM920, one region contains:
- a CDS encoding BatD family protein: protein MSRRTTLLLLLALTAGHAQAANLVASVDRSRLNSGETVELTVESSDVTQFGKPDLAPLDAQFEVSGTRQINQLTTLGGDNHATTRWIITLLPKENGTVVIPPLQVGELKTQPISLQVVETASQNTSAELAPVFIEANLDQSSVYVQAEALLTVRVYHSVSLYDDSSLTPLQIPDARIEQLGESRTYEKVINSIRHGVIETRYAIYPQHSGALVIPAQTFSATLVESRPPQENTLQGTKPGKLIHVSSAEIALTVKPKPALYPADAPWIPARSLSLTQAWNPEPEHVQVGDSLTRSLTVKAEGLSSAQLPALPSTDINGLRRYPDQPVLGNQNNDHGLTASREDREALVPTRAGAIELPAVEVVWWNTHEDHLERTSLPARTLQVATNPSLVVDTPATPTVITAPDDDRLWLWQLSTLIFACTTLLGFGLWWRARRQPAVQRAAQTGPSPRSLLDDLKRATQANDPQATRQALDAWARQQPETLADMAARFVPLSDALDGLNGALYSESGHFWLGEDLWRAVKAIPVAEREQDPATDTTSLPPLYPK from the coding sequence ATGAGCCGCCGCACCACCCTTCTGCTTCTGCTCGCGTTAACGGCCGGCCACGCCCAGGCGGCGAACCTGGTCGCCAGCGTCGACCGCAGCCGCCTCAATTCCGGGGAAACGGTGGAGCTGACAGTCGAGTCCAGCGACGTCACCCAATTCGGCAAGCCGGACCTGGCGCCGCTGGATGCGCAGTTTGAAGTCAGCGGCACTCGCCAGATCAACCAACTGACCACCCTGGGCGGCGACAATCACGCCACCACGCGCTGGATCATCACCCTGCTGCCCAAGGAAAACGGCACCGTGGTGATTCCGCCGCTGCAAGTGGGCGAGCTCAAGACCCAGCCGATCAGCCTGCAAGTGGTCGAAACCGCAAGCCAGAACACCAGCGCCGAGCTGGCTCCGGTGTTCATCGAAGCCAACCTCGACCAGAGCAGCGTGTACGTCCAGGCCGAGGCGCTGCTGACCGTGCGCGTGTACCACTCGGTGTCGCTGTACGACGACAGCAGCCTCACGCCGTTGCAGATTCCCGATGCGCGCATCGAGCAATTGGGCGAGTCGCGCACCTATGAAAAAGTCATCAACAGCATTCGCCATGGCGTGATCGAAACCCGCTATGCGATCTACCCGCAGCACAGCGGCGCCTTGGTGATTCCGGCGCAGACCTTCAGCGCCACGCTGGTGGAATCGCGCCCGCCGCAGGAAAACACGCTGCAGGGCACCAAGCCGGGCAAGCTGATTCACGTCAGCTCAGCCGAAATTGCGCTGACGGTCAAACCCAAGCCGGCGCTGTACCCGGCCGACGCGCCGTGGATACCGGCCCGCAGCCTCAGCCTGACGCAAGCCTGGAACCCCGAGCCTGAGCACGTGCAAGTCGGCGACTCGCTGACCCGCAGCCTCACGGTCAAGGCCGAAGGGTTGTCCAGCGCGCAACTGCCGGCCCTGCCCAGCACCGACATCAATGGCCTGCGCCGCTACCCCGACCAGCCGGTGCTGGGCAACCAGAACAACGACCACGGCCTGACCGCCAGCCGCGAAGACCGCGAAGCCCTGGTGCCGACCCGCGCCGGCGCCATCGAACTGCCTGCCGTCGAGGTGGTGTGGTGGAACACCCACGAAGACCACCTCGAGCGCACCAGCCTGCCTGCCCGCACGCTGCAAGTGGCGACCAACCCGAGCCTGGTGGTCGACACCCCCGCCACGCCGACCGTGATCACCGCGCCAGACGATGACCGCCTGTGGCTGTGGCAGCTCAGCACATTGATTTTCGCCTGCACCACGCTGCTGGGCTTCGGCCTGTGGTGGCGTGCGCGTCGGCAACCGGCCGTGCAACGGGCCGCTCAGACGGGCCCGAGCCCGCGCTCACTGCTCGACGACCTCAAGCGCGCAACCCAGGCCAACGACCCGCAGGCCACGCGCCAGGCGCTGGATGCCTGGGCACGGCAACAACCGGAGACGTTGGCCGACATGGCGGCGCGGTTTGTGCCGTTGTCCGATGCGCTGGACGGGTTGAATGGTGCGCTCTACAGCGAAAGTGGTCATTTCTGGTTGGGTGAAGACCTTTGGCGTGCGGTCAAGGCCATCCCGGTTGCCGAGCGAGAGCAAGACCCGGCGACGGATACCACCAGCTTGCCGCCGTTGTATCCCAAGTAG